The genomic region CCTCGGTTTGATGTGTGAGTGATGACggggagaaggaaagcaaagaaggaaagcGGCTCAGGCTGTGTAACAGCAGGGCTGAGGCTTCTGAGCCATtgtaattaaaggaaaaacaaacatcaCCTCTCCAGAGCAGCCAGAGGTTTTGAGAACAGCAGGCATGGGAGAGAGAGAGTGCTTAGCATGGCCTTTAATTTTATACATCTCAAAATTTCTGGGTGCTTGGTAACTTAATGTACCAAGGGAGTTCTTCTGCTGGATGCACGGCTGCTTATAAATGGGGAGCAACCCACTGATGTACAGCAGCCAGCATGCCATCAGGTGTTGTCATCTTCGTGAGCTTCAGCTTCTTAGTCCTTTTCTCCAGCACTCGGCTCTGACCTTGCTGGATAATCTGAATAAGATTACCTTCATCGTATGTCCCCTGGCCACACGTGGAACTAGTAGTGTAATTTAGTTACAAGTTTAATGAGAGAGCAATGTTAAATCTGGCTTTTGTTCTGTGTCTTTTCAGATGGaattgaaacaaaaaacctaacTGATCAACAGCTGATGGTGATCGCAAAGTTGTTTGGTAGGCAGTGGCGAGAAATTGCCATTGAGTGTCTTCAGATGGAAATGAAAGACATCGAGCAGATTCAGGCAACAGAAGAAGAAGTTAATATGCAAAAATTTCTGGTGTTGAGCAAGTGGAGAGACAGAGAACAAAGCAACGGAACTGCAGAAGCCTTGTACAGAAGTCTCCGTGAAAAAGTGTCCTATGAGATACTGCAAGCCCTGCAAGGTATCGCCTTCCcgttatatttatttaattacatcAGTGTGtttcagatgtattttaagAATTCACATCAGAGAGTTTACCAAATGCCTAGTACATGTTTTACTACATAGGTCAAAATTGTCTCCCTTTGATGTCAGCAAtgactttctttctttcttgtggCATTTTTATACTTCCCTTCAGAAACTGCTATAAAATGAATAATATTTCTGCACTGACTGTGTTAATAGTGCTCCCAGCATGACCTGGCTGTCATGGTCAAGCAAATCGGTGCTATAGACCCAAGCCAATGCTGGGTCTTCTCTGGAAGTCCTGAGAAGAGATGTTTGGGTCTTTACTCTTATCTGTTTTAGGAACGGTTAATTAACACCTTCCCCTGATGGATGACTTAGCGGCTGGGTCCTGCAGACccgtgtgtgtgtatgtattcCCTCACTGCCCATGGGTGCTCCCGCTTATTTCTGTGCGGCTCCTCACGTTCGGTCCATCCTCTGCAAGCCAGAGCTGTGCAGCGAGCTGAGAACTCAGCCAGCCATGGGGAACCTTTctcagaaacaattttttttttttttctgatacaggcaaaactttgttctttcttaatTCTCCCCAGAAGCAATGTTGCTGCAAAGGGTGGGGGGAGCTCCCTTGCTCATCTGACCCTCCCAAACCTGCCTGTGCCAGAGCCCTGTGCTCTCACATAGCGTTTATTATAATACATTTATTATTCAACTTCAATATTGCAGTAACTTCTAGAGGTCAGCTAACCCGTGTGTGTTTGTGCGTGTTCCTTTCCTCAGGTTTCTGGGCTCGGTGCTGAgctgtggagctgcagctggaaggagcaCGGCGGGAGCTTCTCCAGCCACTCCCCCGGCATTGCGCTGGGATCCGGGGAGGAAGATGCAAGGCATCATCACTCAGTGGAAAGTTTAGGCAGTGTCTCCACAAGAAATGTGAATGAAATTTTGCGTGGCTATGAGCACATCTAAGACTTTCAGGAGCAATCAGTCTTGCAGCGGATCCCGGCATTGCGGCTGGCAGCGCAGGGCTTCGTGCTTGGGGAAACCCAGCGCTGCCACCCAGCTTTGTCATGTTTGAGCCGGTCCTAAAAGACGTGAACACTGGAAGAAACCACTTTACCTTGTTCAGGTACATGGTTGttatcaggaaacatttttatttctatcagGGAAAGACAGGGAGGAAAGTTATGCGGAAATTTTCatccccttaaaaaaaatattgaactgCCAAAATCATGAGGTACACTGTATTTCTCACAGATGCCCAGAATCAGGGAAGAATAATCCTAAACTTGCAGATAAATTCCTTTGCATAATCACTGTACATATACATAATCACTGTATATACTTGTGTACAATCAGTCCTTGTTAAGCTGTggttctgttttctaaaaaccCGAAGACTGGTTTCACGGGAACACCACTTAATAACTCCAGGCAACTTTAAATTTTCCCTGGGAATTTCTTCTTCACTCTTTTCTGTATAGTCTGTCTCAAtttttatgagattttttttatgttgtacatatttttttttattagaaactttttatacttttttttgcttgataattttaaatggaatagAATTAGGTGCTTAAACTAAAATGGAAGAAGCCAAAATCTTGGCAGAGGCTGTTGCTCAGCAATGCACATActacagaactggaaaagatttGGAAAGAACCTTATTTGCAGAAGAGGGTGGTAACGTGATACAGGAGATTGTCTTGATTTTAAAGACAAGTGATTCTTTTGATCATCTTCCTCTGCATATGtttatgaaaggaaaagcatacttttgaaaaataaggattaaaaaagaaacatgtacGCGATTTACGTATgatttttgattattttctctttattttagCCGTTGGATGAAATGTGGCAAGGTGGTTGTGTTATGGGCCGCCTTTTCAGCCCTTGATGCTCCAATGCTGCATACAGCCGAGCGCTGACGGGAAGGGCTGTGTCGGTGCCCAGGACTTTGTGGGCTCTTCTTCCAGTGAGGcatttaggggggaaaaaagctgtggAAGGCAGGGATGCTTGTGTGGGGCTGtccatccccagcacagcagccctgggctctTTTCTCTGGGAGAAGCCAAGGGAAATTGCCATCAGGGGGATCTTTAAGATACCAGGTAAAACTCAAAGATCTAATAGGACCCTCTGGTCAAAAGCAGAAATCGatcaaagctggaaaaaaggtGCTGATTAGTAATAATGAGGGTAACCGGGTTGCGTAGCAGATGGTCAAAAGAGAGAAGGTCTTCAACCTTCAGCTTCTTTAAATCAAAATCaagaagctgttaaaaaaaaaaaaaaaaaagagtatgttGTATTTCTGCGGTCTTCAGTTTGGCTTTGTCCAGTTCTCGCAGGCAGAAGGGATTTGGACGTTACAGGTGCATCACAGCACTGAAGTGTGAGGTTGCTCTTACCTTACAACTTGGTCTGTGTTGGGGGTGGTCTGTGGGAGTAGGGACCACGGCTCTAGTCCAGGCAGGGGGAGTTTGTAAGATTGCATTTTAAGGGCTGGTGTGGTGGGTGGGTAATGCCAGTgcttggggaagaggggaggggatggagggtGGCAGTGGCCCCCTCAGCATCTAGAAGAACTGAGGATCCCACCAATCCTTCAGCATCAAAGGGTGCTGCTTGGGGGTCCCCAAGGAGTTGGGAGGGCAGAGCTTGGAGAAACCAAGCAAGGGGAAAGAGCTGAAAACCAAGAGATGAGGGGCAGCAGAGGCAGtgtgggagctggctgggacgtggccaaagctgctgcttggctgctggaggggggacTTCACCTGGGCTGGCTCATGTACCGTGGGCAGGAATGGGGGAAGGTCAtcctcctgcatccctcctggcCTCCATGGATAAATCCTTGCCTCCCTGAAACAAGCAATTTAGCCATTGATTTTTGGTGGGGCCAGGGCTCCTCCCATGTAACCGGCTGGAAAATCACAGTAAATGAGGATGAAAGCCCACGGGTTGCTTTGGGTGCCCAGTCTGAGGGAAAACCCATGAGAAACTGATGTAAGTAAGAAGACAGaaataggattttaaaatatgatacCAGTGCTAAAAGTTACCAAGGTATACCTTTACATGCCAgcaatattcaaaatattttagaagtattCATGTTATAgctcaaggaagaaaaaaagaaaagacaccACCATTTTTATGCAAACTATAGTTTTAATAGGtaataaatagaataaataagGAATATAATCATAAATAGATTTCTATAAGCATGTTTCAATTTCTAAAAATTACAGCTAAATAAATAGAACAGTTAAGACAAATTACTGTTGAGTGATGGTTTAAGAACATTTTGGTACTACAGTGTAGCTTGTTTTCTAGAAATCTAGAAGTTTAATATGATAGCTTAAAAGGCACTTATAAGAGCTTGCTAAAACATGATTTAtaagaaatgctgtgaaataTTATGTGCTAGATTCTTTAAAAGCCCCCAACACCTCGCAGGGTATTGacactgttttttctccaaGGCACCCTCAGGTCCCCCGACACGCGGAGTGCTGGGCGCTCACAGCAAGCTCTCCAGGGAGGTCAGGTAGTTCATCGTCCTGGTGATGGTGAAGGCGCGGATCCGGAAGGCGtgaaggatgctgcagagctTCATCCGCTCCTTGAAGGAGGCCAGCCCCGCGCCTGCCGCCGGCTGCGGcatgctcctgctgctgcccttcagGGCCTGGGAAGAGGTAGGGGTGTTAAAAACTCACCAGAAAGTggctaaaacaaaaaaaaactcTTTAGGTTTTTCACCCCCTGAGTGATAAATGACAAGATTTAGAAATAGGAATGTATtctcataaaagaaaaatctgaaattttaatgaaacaattaATAGGCTTAGGATAaagtttgaaatatttaatgatatAATTAATAGCCTTAGGATGCACGGCTGTACTTTCCTCAAGACAAAAATGTCCATTTGTGCACAGAGGCTCTTTCTGCCCAGGAATAAAGGTGCTTTTTTAATACTAAGCCTATGGCCGGCTTTGTCCAGTGACCCTTTAGACCAGGCTCAGAATCCCCAGGCTATTGGGAGATACTGTGTCAATACAAAGacaattaactttttttttttttaattagcttttgTTAAACAGCTTTTAACATCTGTTCCCTCTACTCACTAATAATATTTATCAAAGTTCAGTACATCCTATGTCGTATTCAGTGTACTGGGAGTACTGTTATTTGGTATTTGGAAGAGAAATAGAGCGATGTCCCCGTTATCTTTTACTCTATTTTTGAGTTCCCCgaggagctggcagaagagccTGTAGCCCATCTCCTTGTGAGAGTGGAGCAGAGCGAAGGAAGGAGGGCTGCTCAGGAGCCACGCGCCCGAGTCCTGATGCATTGGCCATACCAGCAAGGCAAAAACATGGTGCGACACACAGTTCATAAAAAATCCAGTCCCTTCTaggaaaaacagtaacagaccattttttaaattaacagatTAAAGAAATATCACTATTTGACTGACTGTAGAATGGAGCAAACTCTGGTTTAAGACTGAAAtagcagaaaggaaggagacagaCAGAAACACTTACTTTCATCATTTCATCAATGGTTTCCATCACCTTTTGATCATTGAAGCTCTTCAGCTCTGCCCTGTAGGCATTCAGGTCCTCATAGATTCCCCACAGGCATTTACTCTGCACAAGTCAGAATTATTAGGAAATGTGGGAATCTGTTGTTAAATGCTTTACACGTACAAGCAAAAGAAGGGGTTCTTTGGGGAAACTTGCAATTTACCGTATCAAAAGTAGATCTTTCCAGTGTTGGACAGTTTCCAGTCTgcaaattaaagaagaaatgagacATGGTGATTTTGTGGAAGTGTGAATTATACAGCTAGCTGTTCTAT from Falco rusticolus isolate bFalRus1 chromosome 13, bFalRus1.pri, whole genome shotgun sequence harbors:
- the IL12A gene encoding interleukin-12 subunit alpha; this translates as LPALCLALALPPPARALPAPGRPRLAEGLSRSLELLAAVNAFLHRLKELGTLGFECNLEEVDLEDITKNRINTIKACTSEDPGVKKKSKCLWGIYEDLNAYRAELKSFNDQKVMETIDEMMKALKGSSRSMPQPAAGAGLASFKERMKLCSILHAFRIRAFTITRTMNYLTSLESLL